The Phragmitibacter flavus genome includes a window with the following:
- a CDS encoding sulfatase-like hydrolase/transferase: MLLLSLRLLVLSSLWWISSFSSLQAGVEKPNVLFLFADDLSYEAIGSAGKQGIDIDTPNLDRLAKSGTRFTRAYNMGSWSPAVCIASRTMLMTGRTVWRAGQMAAEDVAAGRLWPLWMKQAGYSTWMSGKWHVKAPAEKAFEVVKNLRGGMPKDSSQAYWRPVSVDDNSWNPADPSLGGFWTGGKHWSEVTADDAVEFLQTEKDSGKEKPFFMYVAFNAPHDPRQSPQAYLDRYPLERMTLPKSWLPEYPYAEAMGAGRGLRDEKLAPFPRTEHAIKVHRREYFALITHLDAQIGRVLEALEKSGKADNTVVIFTADHGLSVGNHGLMGKQNAYEHSTRVPFFISGKGIPAGKEVESPIWLQDGMATTLDLAGLAKPEGVEFNSVLPLLGESPKTVARDDAVYLGYLDVQRAVTAEGHKLVLYPQAGRARLFNLTDDPEEMRDLADEVSSQPLMIRLFSKLRELQSRYADGLDLEQTFSKLVSQPKNQPANSKAKTKSRKPNPSLRPIEDNPSLPRVLIVGDSISIGYTIPVRELLAGVANVHRIPTNGGPTKNGTANIDKWLGQKDWDVIHFNFGLHDLKHMSDGKRQVEVEDYEKNLRQLVERMKKTGATLVWANTTPVPKGTLKPVRTFGDVEIYNDIAARVMKENDVRINDLNAYITPKLDILQRPNDVHFNIKGSEYLAKKVADEIKAVLPTK; encoded by the coding sequence ATGTTGTTGTTGTCTTTACGTCTCCTTGTTCTGTCGTCTCTTTGGTGGATCTCTTCGTTCTCTTCTCTGCAGGCGGGAGTGGAGAAGCCGAATGTGCTGTTTCTTTTCGCGGATGATCTCAGCTATGAGGCGATCGGCAGTGCGGGTAAGCAGGGCATCGATATTGATACGCCCAACCTTGATCGGTTGGCCAAAAGTGGCACCCGCTTCACACGGGCTTATAACATGGGATCGTGGTCACCGGCGGTTTGTATCGCCAGTCGCACGATGTTGATGACGGGTCGCACGGTGTGGCGTGCGGGGCAAATGGCGGCAGAAGATGTGGCGGCGGGCAGGCTGTGGCCTTTGTGGATGAAACAGGCGGGGTATTCGACGTGGATGAGTGGCAAGTGGCATGTGAAGGCTCCGGCTGAAAAGGCTTTTGAGGTGGTGAAAAATCTGCGGGGTGGGATGCCGAAGGATTCCAGTCAGGCTTATTGGCGACCGGTTTCAGTGGACGATAATTCCTGGAATCCTGCCGACCCGAGCTTAGGAGGCTTCTGGACGGGCGGCAAACATTGGAGCGAAGTGACGGCGGATGACGCGGTGGAGTTTCTTCAGACGGAGAAAGATTCAGGGAAGGAAAAGCCGTTTTTCATGTATGTGGCCTTCAATGCGCCGCATGATCCGCGACAGTCGCCGCAGGCTTACCTGGATCGCTATCCGCTGGAACGCATGACGTTGCCGAAATCGTGGTTGCCGGAGTATCCCTATGCGGAGGCGATGGGCGCGGGTCGTGGATTGCGGGATGAAAAACTGGCTCCCTTTCCGCGCACGGAGCATGCGATCAAGGTGCATCGTCGTGAATACTTTGCGCTGATCACCCACCTTGACGCGCAGATTGGCCGGGTGCTGGAGGCATTGGAGAAATCGGGCAAGGCGGACAACACCGTGGTAATATTTACAGCCGATCATGGTTTGTCGGTCGGAAATCATGGCTTGATGGGCAAACAAAACGCCTATGAGCACTCGACGCGGGTGCCGTTCTTCATCAGTGGCAAGGGGATCCCTGCGGGCAAAGAGGTGGAGTCACCGATCTGGTTGCAAGACGGCATGGCGACGACGTTGGATCTCGCGGGCCTTGCGAAGCCAGAGGGCGTGGAGTTCAACAGCGTGCTGCCGCTTCTTGGAGAATCTCCGAAGACAGTGGCGCGGGATGACGCGGTCTATTTGGGTTATCTCGACGTGCAACGGGCGGTGACAGCGGAGGGACACAAGCTGGTCCTCTATCCGCAAGCGGGCCGGGCGCGTCTGTTCAATCTGACGGATGATCCAGAAGAAATGCGTGATCTGGCGGATGAAGTCAGCTCGCAGCCGTTGATGATTCGGCTGTTCTCCAAATTGCGGGAGTTGCAGTCGCGCTATGCTGATGGCTTGGATCTGGAGCAAACGTTTTCGAAGTTGGTTAGTCAGCCGAAGAACCAACCAGCAAATTCAAAAGCAAAAACAAAATCAAGGAAGCCCAATCCTTCATTGCGACCCATTGAGGACAATCCGTCGCTGCCCCGGGTGTTGATCGTCGGAGATTCAATATCGATTGGCTACACCATTCCGGTGCGGGAGCTGCTCGCGGGCGTGGCCAATGTGCACCGCATTCCGACCAATGGGGGACCCACCAAGAACGGCACGGCCAACATCGACAAGTGGCTCGGGCAAAAAGATTGGGACGTCATTCATTTCAACTTTGGACTGCATGATTTGAAGCACATGAGCGATGGCAAACGGCAGGTGGAGGTTGAGGACTACGAAAAAAATCTGCGCCAGTTGGTGGAGCGGATGAAAAAAACCGGGGCAACCTTGGTGTGGGCCAACACCACGCCGGTTCCCAAAGGCACACTTAAACCCGTGCGCACTTTTGGGGATGTGGAAATCTATAACGACATCGCCGCCAGGGTGATGAAGGAAAACGACGTGCGCATCAATGATCTGAATGCCTACATCACGCCCAAGCTGGATATTTTGCAAAGGCCCAATGACGTGCATTTCAACATCAAGGGTTCCGAGTATCTGGCAAAAAAAGTCGCAGACGAAATCAAGGCGGTCCTGCCTACGAAATAA
- a CDS encoding PQQ-binding-like beta-propeller repeat protein translates to MKAVHLSFALLLACHCNVAQANDWPGFRGADRSDIQTESGLLKKWPKDGPKKLWMSEEGGLGYAGFSIVNGTVYTMGANDDFEEFLLALDAKTGEEKWRTAIGARYTNRWGDGPRGTPAVDGEHVYTLGARGDVICVKAADGKEVWKANLVEEYGGKLQNWGYTESLLVDGDRVICTPGGEKGTLLALNKKTGKKIWQTKDWTDVAQYSSPLVVEHQGVRQYIQRSMTNVAGIEAETGKVLWMQPFAAGKVAVIPTPVYADGKVYVSAGYGVGCMMFEIGANKPKVVYENTNMVNHHGGVILVGKHLYGYSDKGGWTCQDFATGEVVWQEKKLGKGAIHCADGQLYLLEETSGTVVLIDASPDGWKEHGRFVIEPQTEQRAKDGRIWTHPVVSNGQLYLRDQELIFAYAVK, encoded by the coding sequence ATGAAAGCTGTTCATCTCTCTTTTGCCCTCCTGCTCGCCTGCCATTGCAATGTCGCCCAGGCAAACGACTGGCCCGGATTCCGCGGCGCTGACCGAAGTGACATCCAGACGGAATCGGGGCTGTTGAAGAAGTGGCCGAAAGATGGGCCGAAAAAGCTGTGGATGTCTGAAGAAGGCGGGCTCGGGTATGCAGGATTTTCCATCGTCAACGGCACGGTTTATACAATGGGGGCCAACGATGATTTTGAAGAGTTTCTGCTCGCGCTGGATGCAAAAACGGGCGAGGAAAAATGGCGCACCGCCATCGGTGCCCGCTACACCAATCGTTGGGGCGATGGACCCCGTGGCACCCCCGCCGTGGATGGGGAACATGTTTACACTCTGGGGGCCAGGGGCGATGTCATCTGTGTCAAGGCAGCCGATGGCAAGGAAGTTTGGAAGGCGAATCTCGTTGAGGAATACGGCGGCAAACTGCAAAACTGGGGTTACACGGAAAGCTTGCTGGTGGATGGCGATCGCGTGATTTGCACACCTGGCGGAGAAAAAGGCACCCTCCTTGCCTTGAACAAAAAGACCGGAAAAAAAATCTGGCAGACCAAAGATTGGACGGATGTCGCGCAGTATTCGTCACCGCTGGTGGTGGAGCATCAAGGTGTGCGTCAATACATTCAGCGCAGCATGACCAATGTGGCGGGCATTGAAGCGGAGACTGGAAAAGTTTTGTGGATGCAACCTTTCGCCGCTGGCAAGGTGGCGGTGATTCCGACGCCGGTTTATGCCGATGGCAAAGTTTATGTCAGCGCCGGTTACGGGGTGGGCTGCATGATGTTTGAGATCGGCGCGAACAAACCCAAAGTGGTCTACGAAAACACCAACATGGTCAACCATCATGGCGGTGTCATTCTGGTGGGAAAACACCTCTATGGTTACTCCGACAAGGGTGGCTGGACCTGTCAGGATTTCGCCACGGGGGAAGTGGTCTGGCAGGAAAAGAAACTCGGCAAGGGTGCCATTCACTGCGCGGATGGCCAGTTGTATCTGCTTGAGGAAACCAGCGGCACGGTGGTGTTGATCGATGCCTCTCCCGATGGCTGGAAGGAGCACGGTCGTTTTGTCATCGAACCACAGACCGAACAACGTGCCAAGGATGGCCGCATCTGGACGCATCCCGTCGTCAGCAACGGCCAGCTCTACTTGCGCGACCAGGAGCTGATTTTTGCTTACGCGGTCAAGTAG
- a CDS encoding GGDEF domain-containing protein: MQPAPLPPDEEARLASLRSLNLLDTAMEERFERVTRLASRLLDVPISAITLIDSQRQWFKSIQGLNISEGSRDSSFCGHAILGSETFQIEDATKDERFHDNPLVTGDPNIRFYAGHPVKAPDGRTIGTLCVIDQKPRTLTAHQLEDLQDLAAMVEIEFKSTQLAEAQIRMNMDLAAARKAVLIDPLTRLWNRAGGEEFLARQHELAVQNHEKFCIGMIDIDHFKKVNDTYGHAAGDEVLREVSKRILRSLRTGDFACRRGGEEFLVSISDPQATEAIAIAQAVREAIRSKPISVGGAEISITISMGLAYFDPAASVTFDQVIQLADAGLYRAKQTGRDRIVSHLENNG; encoded by the coding sequence ATGCAACCCGCACCGTTGCCTCCCGATGAAGAGGCCCGACTCGCCTCGCTCCGTTCGCTCAACCTGCTCGACACTGCCATGGAAGAGCGCTTTGAGCGGGTCACGCGACTGGCCTCACGTCTGCTCGACGTGCCCATCTCTGCCATCACTCTGATCGACAGCCAGCGCCAATGGTTCAAGTCCATCCAGGGCCTGAACATCAGCGAAGGATCTCGAGACTCCTCCTTCTGCGGTCATGCGATTTTGGGTAGTGAGACGTTTCAAATCGAGGACGCCACGAAAGACGAACGATTCCACGACAACCCGCTGGTGACGGGCGATCCGAATATCCGCTTTTACGCCGGCCATCCTGTCAAGGCCCCCGATGGCCGCACCATTGGCACGCTTTGCGTCATCGACCAAAAACCTCGCACGCTCACGGCCCATCAATTGGAGGATTTGCAGGACCTCGCCGCGATGGTGGAAATTGAGTTCAAGTCCACCCAGCTCGCCGAGGCGCAGATTCGCATGAACATGGATCTGGCAGCCGCACGAAAAGCCGTGCTCATTGATCCGCTGACCCGACTATGGAATCGCGCCGGCGGGGAGGAGTTTCTCGCCCGACAACACGAGCTGGCCGTCCAAAATCACGAGAAGTTTTGCATTGGCATGATCGATATCGACCATTTTAAAAAGGTCAACGACACCTACGGTCACGCTGCCGGCGACGAGGTGCTCCGCGAAGTGAGCAAACGGATCTTGCGCAGTCTCCGCACAGGTGATTTTGCCTGCCGCCGTGGTGGCGAGGAGTTTCTGGTCAGCATCAGCGATCCGCAGGCTACCGAAGCGATCGCCATTGCCCAAGCAGTGCGCGAAGCCATCCGGTCAAAGCCGATCTCCGTCGGCGGCGCGGAGATTTCGATCACCATCAGCATGGGCCTCGCCTACTTTGATCCGGCCGCCAGCGTGACCTTTGATCAGGTCATCCAACTGGCGGATGCTGGACTCTATCGCGCCAAACAAACCGGACGCGACCGCATCGTCTCGCATCTCGAGAACAACGGCTAG
- a CDS encoding alpha/beta hydrolase produces MKSQLKLPRPSSARSQLFLPHFRSRWIAALQFLCTFFWTLQPLPVVNSYQHDSNGDGISEEHPNPTDPNDSWWNLDSDGDNLTNAEEVAFGSDPYSIDSDTDSITDRDERDLTQTNPWQWDSNSDGFSDHDEFYGCYSVNYHRFSDPSDSAYNYPFYSFADADGDGMKNHEDYYPLDRDNDGIEDWQDGYPDDFYNGNYYSDYTTDSDGDGMPDYTDPYPYDSSNGYYSMDSDYDGTPDYLDSYPYDPSNGYDYGDYDNDGIQNYADPYPYDPNNGSSSINDPDSDGDGMPDHSDPYPSDPYNGTYNPYGFDDDNDGYVSYFDSHPGDSTLWDDWNGNGINDSTEPDTDGDGIIDTNDAYPKDPWNNADSDSDGLTDLQEIGFGSVQGIGTSAYHNDTDNDDLTDYEEVMIYKLTHPTISPTNPKSLSGVYLDYQMVDATDTDLDGIPDRIEQWYAANGEPMDYTNPADGGGDLDGDRINNRTAYEQGWSLIAYRGQYDSDLDRMTDAQEDYWSSIYPGSFNKNRFADAVEDYDQDGLFNYEELEQNLDPGNPHSKFTGITDGQYAAWQRAIGTPGYYGYLDGQPISTPPSHGEQADWDGDGIPEGYAAFVNDGHTVPNGPTHPVDQDNDGMSNEWEHRHQFEPRDSRDAGPATGFVVATEPTEGRNESTESEWQAYELAVLGDFDRDGLSNLREFLLGTHPKIADTDGDGINDGTEVQAGSNPTDINSEPTTVTPITPPRINLELSGIHLQGGTGSGNSGTGGGNSGGGSGNGSGNNNGPQPTEEELDNATRLTPFIVQYSGWKGGSISSAGGSYSPGTPEGVGMRPVASTAPSTPSTYTGYIQKYRYKQQGANDAPTPEPVGDPIEHAGLSGDSAAWITANSTPQPAYHIIKTSVEAQRELDGRFIQAHKILITTDSFNAPVNTQQEAIDEATYQNLNRNPEPTKYALGPVTTWQSAYTGGGPVENPEPGEPAMEEYIIEAVPEQNHPPTHTYTSPTPGWYGNLLSYPVQSQSEEHQGESVNLSPKLETLPNGDFFIKSVPIKWNGGPVAVAKNRLEEREIQYTGPGGEQTMTGYFGTAQHGKVRVIWTSEWGGMLDETTKAAWQSRYLVALVDVTEPHDQSGPQTIEYKWVKSLKEFMAQSQPTEIKAPAPFAAMLKSQALVLLPVELLVDHNRDGELNTSDNPTEEKPFRFWINNDDDPESNDELDDEPVAVSASNGGIHSPHIDGIRDLEDFTRLHLNVESILEMLKSGDMELGFKFVEGDGSPLIRIFNAVDFEEGSESYLKDKDKATEQCTGEFRQKLLSVGRYSQEYLPKTFWQSEKGNRPVAHFIWEASAKGKAKLVVMFRNKSGTESEACGVWLKLMDVHEMYQRARITAEPEEIDDPWDDDRPDALQWVWDPNGNPHVEDPDVEEKTLIFVHGWRMTYHDYDSWGQTTFKRLWQMGYKGRFYTFRWPTHSGDNDGLPDIYKPGATTYNPSEYRAWLSGPALANFVNQLPNANNRCLFAHSMGNVITGSALRNGMNLTRYALCNAAMAAQAYGDETVDFNFTTPDTDPDQSTKDQFGITDKFFEATPKTNFFLETDSALAVWETNNQLFKPNEFIIHAYAYRPGFPVGEKLIYGVVGASLASSRIVTQLSEAMGYVTKSRTKAAGTRACTTNTCITSAVNMGVGGFNFGDEHSAQWVYSIQKNYYFWLDIVTKFGFGIGNREP; encoded by the coding sequence ATGAAATCACAGCTCAAACTCCCCCGGCCTTCATCTGCCCGAAGCCAACTATTCCTCCCGCATTTCCGCTCCCGCTGGATCGCCGCCCTGCAATTCCTCTGCACTTTCTTCTGGACCCTGCAACCCCTTCCCGTCGTCAATTCCTACCAACACGACTCCAACGGCGACGGCATATCCGAAGAGCATCCCAACCCCACCGACCCCAATGACAGTTGGTGGAACCTAGACAGCGACGGGGACAACCTCACGAATGCCGAAGAAGTCGCCTTCGGCTCCGATCCCTATTCCATCGACTCAGATACAGACTCCATCACCGACCGTGATGAACGTGACCTCACTCAAACCAACCCCTGGCAATGGGACAGCAATAGCGATGGCTTTTCGGATCACGACGAATTTTACGGCTGTTATTCTGTGAACTATCACCGCTTCTCCGACCCCAGCGATTCCGCCTACAATTACCCCTTCTACTCTTTCGCCGATGCGGACGGCGATGGGATGAAAAATCACGAAGATTATTACCCGCTCGACCGCGACAACGACGGCATTGAAGATTGGCAGGATGGTTATCCAGATGATTTCTACAACGGTAACTATTACAGCGATTACACCACCGACAGCGATGGGGATGGCATGCCGGATTACACGGATCCCTACCCTTATGACTCCTCCAACGGATACTACTCCATGGACAGCGACTACGATGGGACGCCAGACTACCTGGACTCCTATCCTTATGATCCAAGCAACGGATACGATTACGGGGATTACGACAACGATGGGATTCAGAACTACGCCGATCCCTACCCTTACGATCCGAACAACGGTTCTTCATCAATAAACGACCCCGACAGCGACGGCGATGGCATGCCCGACCACTCCGATCCCTATCCTAGCGATCCCTACAACGGCACTTACAATCCCTACGGTTTCGACGACGACAACGACGGCTATGTCAGCTATTTCGACTCCCATCCCGGTGACAGCACCCTATGGGATGATTGGAACGGCAATGGCATCAACGACAGCACTGAACCTGACACCGATGGCGACGGCATCATCGATACCAACGACGCCTATCCTAAAGACCCCTGGAACAACGCCGACAGCGACAGCGACGGCCTTACCGACCTCCAGGAAATCGGCTTCGGCTCCGTTCAGGGAATCGGAACCAGCGCCTACCACAACGATACCGACAACGACGACCTCACTGACTACGAGGAAGTCATGATCTACAAACTTACCCACCCTACCATAAGTCCCACCAATCCCAAAAGCCTTAGCGGCGTCTACCTCGACTACCAAATGGTTGACGCCACCGACACCGACCTCGACGGCATCCCCGACCGCATTGAACAATGGTATGCTGCCAATGGAGAACCTATGGACTACACCAACCCCGCCGATGGCGGCGGCGACCTCGACGGTGATCGCATCAACAATCGCACCGCTTACGAGCAAGGCTGGAGCCTCATTGCCTACCGTGGCCAATATGATTCCGACCTCGACCGCATGACAGATGCTCAGGAAGACTACTGGAGCTCCATCTACCCCGGCAGCTTTAACAAAAACCGATTTGCCGACGCGGTCGAAGACTACGATCAGGATGGCCTGTTCAATTACGAAGAACTCGAACAGAATCTAGACCCCGGGAATCCTCACAGCAAGTTCACGGGCATCACCGACGGCCAGTATGCGGCATGGCAACGCGCCATCGGCACTCCTGGCTACTATGGCTACCTTGACGGCCAACCCATCTCAACACCGCCCTCTCACGGCGAGCAAGCCGATTGGGACGGCGACGGTATTCCCGAGGGCTACGCCGCCTTTGTCAACGATGGTCATACTGTTCCCAACGGTCCCACCCATCCGGTGGATCAAGACAACGATGGCATGAGCAATGAATGGGAGCACCGGCACCAATTCGAGCCGCGTGATTCTCGCGATGCCGGACCGGCGACGGGCTTCGTGGTCGCCACCGAACCCACCGAAGGAAGAAACGAAAGCACCGAATCCGAATGGCAGGCTTATGAACTTGCCGTCTTGGGAGATTTTGACCGGGATGGGTTGAGCAACCTGCGCGAATTCCTACTCGGCACCCATCCGAAGATCGCCGATACCGATGGTGACGGCATCAATGATGGCACCGAAGTGCAGGCTGGAAGCAACCCCACCGACATCAACTCCGAGCCAACTACCGTCACCCCGATCACCCCGCCGAGAATCAACCTCGAACTTAGCGGCATCCATCTCCAAGGCGGCACCGGCAGCGGTAACTCCGGGACAGGCGGCGGCAACTCAGGAGGTGGCAGTGGAAACGGCAGCGGCAATAACAATGGTCCTCAACCCACCGAGGAAGAACTCGACAACGCCACACGCCTCACTCCCTTTATCGTTCAGTATAGCGGATGGAAAGGCGGCTCCATCAGTTCCGCAGGAGGCAGTTACTCTCCAGGAACCCCCGAAGGCGTCGGTATGCGTCCCGTTGCGTCAACTGCGCCATCAACCCCAAGCACCTACACCGGCTACATTCAAAAATATCGATACAAGCAACAGGGCGCGAATGACGCCCCGACCCCGGAACCTGTGGGTGATCCCATTGAGCACGCCGGTCTGTCAGGCGACTCTGCTGCGTGGATCACTGCCAACAGCACCCCGCAACCAGCCTATCACATCATCAAAACCAGCGTGGAAGCCCAGCGCGAACTCGACGGTAGGTTCATTCAAGCCCACAAAATCCTCATCACCACCGATTCGTTCAACGCCCCGGTCAACACCCAACAGGAAGCCATCGACGAAGCCACCTATCAAAATCTCAACCGTAACCCGGAGCCCACCAAGTATGCGTTGGGTCCTGTCACCACCTGGCAGAGCGCCTACACGGGAGGCGGCCCGGTCGAAAACCCGGAACCCGGTGAACCAGCGATGGAGGAATACATCATTGAAGCTGTTCCCGAACAAAACCATCCGCCCACGCACACCTACACTTCTCCGACCCCGGGATGGTATGGCAATCTGTTGAGCTATCCCGTCCAGTCCCAAAGCGAAGAGCATCAGGGTGAAAGCGTCAACCTCAGCCCCAAGCTTGAAACCCTGCCGAACGGAGACTTCTTCATCAAAAGCGTTCCCATCAAATGGAACGGAGGACCAGTAGCCGTGGCAAAAAACCGTTTGGAAGAGCGAGAAATTCAATATACAGGACCCGGAGGCGAACAAACCATGACAGGCTACTTTGGCACCGCGCAGCATGGCAAGGTCAGGGTGATCTGGACCAGCGAATGGGGTGGCATGCTGGATGAAACCACCAAAGCCGCCTGGCAATCACGTTATTTGGTGGCATTGGTTGATGTGACCGAACCCCATGATCAAAGCGGCCCGCAGACCATTGAGTATAAATGGGTGAAGTCCTTGAAGGAATTTATGGCCCAAAGCCAACCCACCGAAATCAAAGCTCCCGCCCCGTTTGCGGCCATGCTCAAATCCCAGGCCTTGGTCCTCCTCCCGGTGGAGTTACTGGTCGATCACAATCGCGATGGCGAGTTGAATACTTCGGATAACCCGACGGAAGAGAAACCTTTCCGGTTTTGGATCAATAACGATGATGATCCTGAATCAAATGATGAACTAGACGATGAGCCTGTTGCTGTTAGCGCAAGCAACGGCGGAATCCACTCTCCCCATATTGATGGCATCCGTGACTTGGAAGATTTTACGAGGCTACACCTAAATGTAGAGAGCATTTTAGAAATGCTAAAATCGGGTGATATGGAACTTGGATTCAAATTCGTGGAAGGCGACGGCTCTCCGCTCATTCGTATCTTTAATGCGGTTGACTTTGAGGAAGGTTCCGAAAGTTATCTCAAAGATAAAGATAAAGCGACTGAACAATGCACCGGTGAATTCCGACAAAAATTACTGTCAGTTGGTCGCTACAGTCAGGAATATCTCCCTAAGACATTCTGGCAGTCTGAAAAAGGCAACCGTCCTGTAGCCCATTTTATCTGGGAAGCGTCAGCCAAAGGCAAAGCCAAATTGGTGGTCATGTTTCGCAACAAATCTGGAACAGAATCAGAAGCTTGCGGCGTTTGGCTCAAGCTGATGGATGTTCACGAAATGTATCAACGCGCACGCATCACGGCTGAGCCAGAAGAAATAGATGATCCTTGGGATGATGATCGACCTGATGCGTTGCAATGGGTATGGGATCCAAATGGAAATCCACATGTCGAAGATCCAGACGTCGAGGAAAAAACTTTGATTTTTGTGCATGGATGGCGCATGACTTACCACGATTACGACAGTTGGGGGCAAACCACCTTTAAGCGCTTATGGCAGATGGGTTATAAAGGCAGGTTCTACACATTTCGATGGCCGACGCATAGTGGTGATAATGACGGGTTGCCAGACATTTATAAACCAGGAGCCACCACCTACAATCCTAGTGAATATCGCGCATGGCTCTCTGGGCCTGCCCTTGCGAACTTTGTCAACCAGTTGCCGAACGCTAATAATAGGTGTTTGTTCGCCCACAGTATGGGCAATGTCATCACCGGATCTGCTTTGAGAAATGGCATGAACTTAACGCGCTACGCTTTATGCAACGCAGCGATGGCAGCGCAAGCGTATGGTGATGAAACGGTCGATTTCAATTTCACCACTCCCGACACTGATCCTGACCAATCCACAAAAGATCAGTTTGGAATCACAGATAAATTTTTTGAAGCGACGCCGAAAACAAACTTCTTCCTAGAAACTGATTCAGCCCTCGCGGTATGGGAAACAAATAATCAACTCTTCAAACCAAATGAATTTATAATTCATGCCTATGCATATCGCCCAGGATTTCCTGTGGGGGAAAAATTAATTTACGGAGTTGTGGGGGCTAGCTTAGCGTCTTCACGGATAGTAACACAATTATCTGAAGCAATGGGATATGTGACGAAATCTCGCACCAAGGCTGCGGGAACGAGAGCCTGCACAACAAACACTTGCATTACAAGTGCGGTAAACATGGGAGTTGGAGGATTTAATTTTGGTGATGAGCATAGTGCCCAGTGGGTTTACTCCATTCAGAAAAACTATTATTTTTGGCTGGATATTGTGACTAAATTTGGATTTGGGATTGGAAACCGCGAGCCATGA
- a CDS encoding carboxypeptidase-like regulatory domain-containing protein — protein sequence MKSKKFIYISLAFLIAIMLLLFLLWKSRIDDRIDAINPTGLSHRTSKTNHPTNTNIQNQNEPNPEKLREFELAFLTPITFYGKVVDQYGDPVPQANVRLAANDKPWGKSSKHDKFTNGEGLFSIAGIRGISLFVEVSKPGYHQLPKSENQVGSGSSFPYSTQSVKGPHRPDKENPVMFVLYKQGVLEPLIKIGRKQFKVSRDGMPTVINLNPNLTGNVHQMTIKCWNKEKDKPPGQRQYDWTLEIAVHQGGLIQRKDSFDFIAPLEGYQPSEAIQISASLPLGEWRDTVMRSYFVKFNDGVMARVDIEMIAHGDHFAMWKSYLNPKAGSRNLESDSK from the coding sequence ATGAAATCAAAAAAATTCATTTATATCAGCCTCGCCTTTCTGATTGCGATTATGCTGTTACTTTTTTTGTTGTGGAAAAGCAGGATTGATGACCGTATTGACGCAATAAATCCGACCGGGCTTTCTCATCGGACATCAAAGACAAATCATCCGACAAATACCAATATACAAAATCAAAACGAACCCAATCCAGAGAAGCTACGCGAATTTGAACTCGCATTTTTAACGCCCATTACATTCTATGGTAAAGTTGTCGACCAATATGGCGATCCAGTTCCACAGGCAAATGTTCGTCTGGCTGCAAATGACAAACCATGGGGTAAATCATCCAAACATGATAAATTCACGAATGGTGAAGGCCTGTTTTCCATCGCTGGAATTAGAGGCATTTCGCTATTTGTCGAAGTTAGTAAACCTGGTTATCACCAACTACCAAAAAGTGAGAACCAAGTCGGGTCTGGCAGCAGTTTTCCCTATTCCACCCAGTCAGTTAAGGGCCCTCATCGGCCTGATAAGGAAAACCCTGTGATGTTTGTTTTATACAAACAAGGGGTTTTGGAACCTTTAATCAAGATTGGGCGCAAGCAGTTTAAAGTGTCTCGTGATGGGATGCCAACAGTGATTAATCTTAACCCAAATCTTACAGGCAATGTCCATCAAATGACCATCAAGTGTTGGAATAAAGAAAAGGATAAACCTCCAGGCCAACGCCAATACGACTGGACATTGGAAATCGCCGTGCATCAAGGCGGCCTCATCCAGAGGAAAGACTCTTTCGACTTTATCGCTCCATTGGAGGGCTACCAACCATCTGAAGCCATTCAAATATCAGCGTCTCTTCCGCTAGGTGAGTGGCGCGATACTGTTATGCGCTCCTATTTTGTCAAGTTCAATGACGGCGTGATGGCGAGAGTGGATATAGAAATGATTGCGCACGGTGATCACTTTGCCATGTGGAAATCGTATTTAAATCCCAAGGCTGGCTCACGTAATCTTGAATCCGATTCCAAGTAG